The proteins below are encoded in one region of Fimbriimonadaceae bacterium:
- a CDS encoding M48 family metallopeptidase → MQRKRFPGLNADEYTADTDRKAMAALERLPLLPQVLGKFHELGWDRWMYCYNMAVSVRCGPTQYGTLYEIMRECCAILDVPEPELYISNNPFTNAFAGGVERPYITVRSSIVDALSDEQLFHLMGHELGHIKSGHLLFHSIAAVIFPLLEAIGRRTLGLGDTLGIGLALAFLEWSRQAELSADRAGLLCAQDFNLSASANLLLTAGPSRLNNEASVESFLDQSRAYQDMSALDSIGKAIVFFFYGSRMTHPMPVHRTKELEKWYLSGAYERLVEHGQVAGPV, encoded by the coding sequence ATGCAGCGAAAGCGATTCCCCGGCCTCAACGCGGACGAGTACACCGCCGACACGGACAGGAAGGCGATGGCAGCCTTGGAACGGCTGCCCCTGCTGCCGCAGGTGCTGGGCAAGTTCCACGAGCTGGGTTGGGACCGCTGGATGTACTGCTACAACATGGCCGTTTCGGTTCGGTGCGGCCCCACCCAGTACGGGACTTTGTACGAGATCATGCGCGAGTGCTGCGCGATCTTGGACGTGCCGGAACCTGAGCTCTACATTTCCAACAATCCGTTCACGAACGCCTTCGCGGGCGGGGTCGAGCGCCCTTACATCACGGTCCGTAGTTCGATCGTCGACGCCCTGAGCGACGAACAGCTGTTCCACTTGATGGGCCATGAGCTCGGCCACATCAAGAGCGGCCACCTCCTGTTCCACTCGATCGCGGCCGTGATCTTCCCGTTGCTGGAAGCGATCGGGCGGCGGACGCTGGGCTTGGGGGACACGCTCGGCATCGGGCTGGCCCTCGCGTTCCTGGAGTGGTCGCGCCAGGCCGAGCTTTCTGCGGACCGCGCCGGGCTGCTCTGCGCCCAGGACTTCAACCTCAGCGCATCGGCCAACCTTTTGCTCACGGCCGGGCCCTCGCGGTTGAACAACGAGGCCAGCGTCGAAAGCTTCCTGGACCAATCGAGGGCTTACCAAGACATGAGCGCTCTGGACTCGATCGGCAAGGCCATCGTGTTCTTCTTCTACGGCTCGCGGATGACCCACCCCATGCCGGTCCACCGAACGAAGGAACTGGAGAAGTGGTACCTCTCCGGGGCTTACGAGCGGCTGGTCGAGCACGGGCAGGTCGCCGGACCGGTCTAG
- the mutL gene encoding DNA mismatch repair endonuclease MutL has protein sequence MPEPIRLLDPHTINQIAAGEVVERPASVVKELVENALDAGATRIQIEIEEAGRNLIEVSDDGHGIPSEAIPLAMERHATSKIRRAADLLRVESYGFRGEALPSIASVARLTLASGTTDGLRYEVVAEDGKLAGPDPVSGPRGTTVRVERLFGSTPARLKFLKTDGTELGACVEAVGKAAVSRPDVRFVLKHGAQTLVATSGSGDPATALGEVWGREVAKALVPVDAMASGVRVRGLVAPPHFTRPTRSQQWFFVNGRPVRSRTLQAALDQAFRSLTPEKRFPVAAIFVDADPARLDINVSPTKSEVRFQQEGAVFDAVRRAVTSALLEHGMVPTLGQVAEVNQALTAARPLPFGADPGLRIEAGGAPALGALSLLAQQPLLPVNGTAALDYAAAPATLPGLLEGLRVFGQVDATFILAENATGVLIIDQHVAHERILFERLRNTRGGGAVETQALVAPETLHVGAAGAKCLAERLDELRAVGYELEPFGGESFVVRAVPALWRGRSPLAALRDMAEELVDGAGQGCLSQLRDDVFAMASCKMAVKAGDPLAIPEMERLLHQLAETENPYFCPHGRPITYVLPKGELYRRFKRC, from the coding sequence ATGCCCGAGCCGATCCGCCTCCTTGATCCCCACACGATCAACCAGATCGCGGCGGGCGAGGTCGTGGAGCGCCCGGCCAGCGTCGTGAAGGAACTGGTCGAGAACGCCCTGGACGCGGGCGCCACCCGGATCCAGATCGAGATCGAGGAGGCGGGGCGCAACCTGATCGAGGTCTCGGACGACGGTCACGGGATCCCTTCCGAGGCCATCCCGCTCGCCATGGAGCGGCATGCGACCTCGAAGATCCGTCGGGCCGCCGACCTCTTGCGGGTGGAAAGCTACGGCTTCCGGGGAGAGGCCCTGCCCTCGATCGCCTCGGTCGCCCGGTTGACCCTGGCCTCCGGCACCACGGACGGGTTGCGCTACGAAGTCGTGGCGGAAGACGGCAAGCTGGCCGGCCCCGACCCGGTTTCTGGCCCCAGGGGGACGACCGTCCGGGTCGAGCGGCTGTTCGGTTCGACGCCGGCCCGGCTCAAGTTCCTGAAGACCGACGGCACCGAGTTGGGCGCCTGCGTCGAGGCGGTCGGCAAAGCGGCCGTCTCCCGGCCGGACGTGCGGTTCGTCCTGAAGCACGGCGCGCAGACCCTGGTGGCGACCTCCGGCTCTGGCGACCCCGCCACCGCTCTCGGCGAGGTCTGGGGCCGGGAAGTGGCCAAGGCCCTGGTGCCGGTGGACGCGATGGCCTCCGGCGTGCGCGTGCGCGGCCTTGTCGCCCCGCCCCACTTCACACGGCCCACACGCTCCCAGCAATGGTTCTTCGTGAACGGGCGGCCCGTCCGGTCGCGGACGCTGCAAGCGGCGCTCGACCAGGCCTTCCGCTCCTTGACGCCGGAGAAGCGGTTCCCCGTCGCCGCGATCTTCGTGGACGCCGACCCGGCCCGGCTGGACATCAACGTTTCCCCGACGAAGAGCGAGGTGCGCTTCCAGCAAGAGGGGGCGGTCTTTGACGCCGTCCGGCGGGCGGTCACGTCCGCCTTGCTCGAGCACGGCATGGTCCCGACCCTGGGGCAGGTCGCTGAAGTGAACCAGGCCCTGACCGCGGCCCGGCCGCTCCCCTTTGGCGCGGACCCCGGTTTGCGCATCGAGGCGGGAGGGGCGCCTGCCCTGGGTGCGCTCTCTTTGCTCGCCCAGCAGCCGCTTTTGCCCGTGAACGGGACGGCCGCCCTGGACTACGCGGCAGCCCCGGCCACGCTGCCGGGCCTGCTGGAAGGTCTGCGCGTCTTCGGCCAAGTCGACGCCACCTTCATCCTTGCCGAGAACGCGACGGGCGTGCTGATCATCGACCAGCACGTGGCCCACGAGCGCATCCTCTTCGAGCGGTTGCGCAACACGCGCGGCGGCGGTGCCGTAGAGACCCAAGCCTTGGTCGCGCCGGAAACGCTCCACGTCGGCGCGGCCGGCGCAAAATGTCTGGCGGAAAGGCTGGACGAGCTTCGCGCGGTCGGCTACGAGCTAGAGCCGTTCGGCGGAGAGAGCTTCGTCGTACGCGCCGTCCCGGCGCTTTGGCGTGGGCGCTCGCCCTTGGCCGCGCTGCGGGACATGGCGGAAGAGCTCGTCGACGGCGCGGGGCAAGGCTGCCTTTCGCAACTGCGCGACGACGTCTTTGCGATGGCCTCGTGCAAGATGGCGGTGAAAGCGGGCGACCCGCTCGCGATCCCGGAGATGGAGCGCCTCCTGCACCAACTCGCAGAGACGGAGAACCCCTATTTCTGCCCTCACGGCCGCCCGATCACCTACGTGCTCCCGAAAGGCGAGCTGTACCGAAGGTTCAAGAGGTGTTGA
- a CDS encoding response regulator: MAKRILITDDALFMRVTLKNILTQNGFEVVGEAANGNEAVKLYDELKPDLVTMDITMPEMDGLEALRQIRAKDPGAKVVMCTAMGQKNMVVEAIQSGAKDFIVKPFQAERVVEAITKQLAA; this comes from the coding sequence ATGGCGAAACGCATCTTGATCACTGATGACGCCCTTTTTATGAGGGTGACGCTCAAAAACATCCTCACCCAAAACGGGTTTGAGGTGGTTGGAGAGGCGGCGAACGGAAACGAGGCCGTCAAGCTCTACGACGAGTTGAAGCCCGACCTTGTCACCATGGACATTACGATGCCGGAAATGGACGGTCTAGAGGCGTTGCGCCAGATCCGCGCCAAGGATCCCGGCGCGAAGGTCGTGATGTGCACCGCCATGGGCCAGAAGAACATGGTCGTCGAAGCCATCCAGTCCGGGGCGAAAGACTTCATCGTCAAGCCGTTCCAGGCGGAAAGGGTCGTAGAGGCGATCACGAAGCAGCTGGCCGCTTAG
- a CDS encoding class I SAM-dependent methyltransferase yields MSTRSHGLSPELHDYLVQHTVEETDLQRRLREETRAGGFDADMQIAPEQGQFFRFLVQALGVKKALEVGTFTGYSSLAVAMALPEDGHIDCCDLSEEFTSVAKRYWEEAGVAGKVTLRLGPGLDTLDRMIASGASGHYDFAFIDSEKEGYPGYYDRCMRLLRVGGVLCFDNAIADGRVADPKNSEPNVVAIRETNRIAFADPKALATLVPIGDGLTMVLKLKD; encoded by the coding sequence ATGTCCACCCGCTCGCACGGTCTGAGCCCGGAGCTCCATGACTACCTGGTCCAGCACACGGTCGAGGAGACCGACCTTCAGCGCCGCCTCCGCGAGGAGACGAGGGCTGGCGGTTTCGACGCGGACATGCAAATCGCGCCCGAGCAAGGCCAGTTCTTCCGGTTCCTGGTGCAGGCCCTTGGCGTGAAGAAGGCGCTCGAGGTGGGGACGTTCACCGGATACTCCTCGCTGGCGGTGGCGATGGCGCTTCCCGAGGACGGCCACATCGACTGCTGCGACCTGAGCGAAGAGTTCACATCCGTGGCCAAGCGCTATTGGGAGGAGGCAGGGGTCGCGGGCAAGGTCACCCTGCGCCTTGGCCCCGGGCTCGACACGCTGGACCGGATGATCGCGAGCGGGGCGAGCGGCCACTACGACTTCGCCTTCATCGACTCGGAGAAGGAGGGCTACCCCGGCTACTACGATCGCTGCATGCGGCTCTTGCGCGTGGGGGGCGTGCTCTGCTTCGACAACGCGATCGCAGACGGGCGCGTGGCCGACCCGAAGAACTCGGAGCCTAACGTGGTCGCGATCCGGGAGACGAACCGAATAGCCTTCGCCGACCCCAAGGCGCTTGCGACTTTGGTGCCGATCGGCGACGGCCTCACCATGGTCCTCAAGTTAAAGGACTGA
- a CDS encoding PEP-CTERM sorting domain-containing protein, with product MKIVKVSTLATLLALAGSASAITDPVGDFIPTYTGPQAGDVDVTSASVQYDGTSFIFHAEMAANIGLTQGALYIWGLDRGQGTARFFPDLPQTEQIKFDSVLLMRPDGSATVNRIVGGGQTNFDPGSVLISGNRLSFTVAASEFPTLGLSPDKYTWNLWPRVGTGQNSQISDFAPDTTNASVEVVPEPATLTFVGAAALALLRRKRK from the coding sequence ATGAAAATTGTCAAGGTTTCAACTCTAGCCACCCTTCTCGCCCTCGCCGGATCGGCGTCGGCCATCACCGACCCGGTCGGGGACTTCATCCCCACCTACACCGGCCCGCAGGCGGGCGACGTCGACGTGACAAGCGCCAGCGTCCAATACGACGGCACGAGCTTCATCTTCCACGCGGAGATGGCGGCCAACATCGGTTTGACCCAAGGCGCGCTCTACATCTGGGGGCTGGACCGCGGCCAAGGGACCGCCCGGTTCTTCCCGGACCTGCCGCAGACCGAGCAGATCAAGTTCGACAGCGTCCTCTTGATGCGGCCGGACGGGTCTGCCACGGTCAACCGTATCGTCGGTGGCGGACAGACCAACTTCGACCCGGGCTCGGTGCTCATCTCGGGCAACCGCCTGAGCTTCACCGTGGCCGCGAGCGAGTTCCCCACGCTCGGGCTTTCCCCCGACAAGTACACCTGGAACCTCTGGCCCCGCGTCGGCACCGGCCAGAACAGCCAGATCAGCGACTTTGCCCCGGACACCACGAACGCCAGCGTCGAGGTCGTGCCCGAGCCGGCCACACTCACGTTCGTGGGTGCGGCGGCTTTGGCGCTGCTCCGAAGAAAGCGGAAGTAA
- a CDS encoding chemotaxis protein CheX: MKVEYVLPFVQAGISVVQTLLQVAPERGQLKARPQVFTTQQVNIVCGITGDIEGQVIYGMTIVCADKIASLMLGAPVVTFDQLAASAIAELGNMISGNAMTLLAAQGFTCDITPPTIVKGTNVNISTLDIPALVIPIKVGDVGEIEINVSLKERILEAAA; the protein is encoded by the coding sequence ATGAAAGTCGAATACGTCCTTCCATTCGTCCAGGCGGGCATCAGCGTCGTCCAGACGCTGCTCCAGGTTGCTCCCGAGAGGGGGCAGCTTAAGGCACGCCCGCAGGTCTTCACGACCCAACAGGTGAACATCGTCTGTGGCATCACGGGCGATATCGAGGGCCAGGTGATCTATGGCATGACGATCGTCTGCGCGGACAAGATCGCGTCGCTGATGCTAGGGGCGCCCGTCGTCACGTTCGACCAGCTTGCCGCGTCCGCCATCGCCGAGCTCGGCAACATGATCAGCGGCAACGCGATGACGCTCCTCGCCGCGCAGGGCTTCACCTGTGACATCACGCCGCCGACCATCGTCAAAGGCACGAACGTCAACATTTCGACGCTAGACATCCCCGCGCTCGTCATCCCGATCAAGGTCGGCGACGTGGGCGAGATCGAGATCAATGTCTCGCTGAAGGAGCGGATCCTGGAAGCGGCCGCCTAG
- a CDS encoding protein-glutamate O-methyltransferase CheR → MHPKETDWSSFYSRIKKATGLDLHQYKANQLQRRTLSMAENQGCTNLEEFGEWVVSKKENVAWFLDKLAINVSEMFRNPEKWEVLRTKVIPKLLESNLRLKCWSAGCSYGAEAYSLAMTLDLEFAGVHQIIGTDIDQSVLAQAAEGFFTHADVKGVPKQYRDKYLAEWDGGWKACGDLKRYLKFKKHNLLADPFERNYDLILCRNVVIYFTDEAKSALYERFFNALRPGGYLFVGSTERIFRSEEIGFQNNLPFFYQKPDNGVSEWRNAS, encoded by the coding sequence GTGCATCCTAAGGAAACCGACTGGTCCAGTTTCTACTCCAGGATCAAGAAGGCGACGGGCTTGGACCTGCACCAGTACAAGGCCAACCAGCTACAGCGGCGGACGCTCTCGATGGCGGAGAACCAAGGTTGCACAAACCTTGAAGAGTTTGGCGAATGGGTCGTTTCGAAAAAGGAGAACGTCGCCTGGTTCTTGGACAAACTCGCCATCAACGTTTCGGAGATGTTCCGCAATCCTGAAAAGTGGGAAGTCCTCCGTACGAAAGTGATCCCGAAACTGCTTGAGTCGAACTTGCGGCTGAAGTGTTGGAGCGCGGGGTGCAGCTATGGCGCGGAAGCCTATTCGCTCGCGATGACGCTCGACCTTGAGTTCGCCGGTGTCCACCAGATCATTGGCACGGACATCGACCAATCGGTGCTGGCCCAAGCGGCCGAAGGCTTCTTCACCCACGCGGACGTGAAGGGCGTCCCGAAACAGTACCGGGACAAGTACCTGGCCGAATGGGACGGAGGGTGGAAGGCTTGCGGAGACCTTAAGCGCTATCTAAAGTTCAAGAAGCACAACCTCTTAGCCGATCCCTTCGAAAGGAACTACGACTTAATCCTTTGCCGAAACGTCGTCATCTATTTCACGGACGAGGCGAAATCTGCGCTCTACGAGCGCTTCTTCAACGCTTTGCGGCCAGGTGGTTACCTGTTTGTAGGCAGTACGGAACGCATTTTCCGCTCAGAGGAAATTGGCTTCCAGAACAACCTGCCGTTTTTCTACCAGAAACCCGATAATGGAGTAAGCGAATGGCGAAACGCATCTTGA
- a CDS encoding prepilin-type N-terminal cleavage/methylation domain-containing protein, producing the protein MGRTPCARYGFTLVEILTSIAIIAILAALTFSMGQRGAL; encoded by the coding sequence GTGGGTCGAACCCCGTGCGCCCGGTACGGTTTCACGCTCGTCGAAATCCTGACGAGCATCGCGATCATAGCGATCCTTGCGGCGCTGACGTTCTCCATGGGGCAACGCGGGGCGCTATAA
- a CDS encoding Rne/Rng family ribonuclease, with product MSRRAKPQKRAVNLAAPPERIEIVVNCASRETRIAVLEDGQLMEYRVEREERVVGSIFKGIVQNVLPGMDAAFVDIGLERNAFLYVADIIPDDMGDNSPASVRRSELRRRKIKELIKPGQELMVQVTKGPRGTKGARVTTRISLPGRYVVVMPEGNHVGVSRKIEDRKERERLRKIGEKILPEGFGLILRTECEGRTETELKNDVAFLQQLWGQVLEAAKRLRAPAVVHRDQTLLYRTIRDVFGDEIDKLVIDDPEEYEKVSLVASIVAPKLRDRIFLYDREEPIFDHYGIEKELDRLLEHKVWLKSGGYLVVDETEALTAIDINTGKAVGTTSLNETILKTNLEAADEVCRQLRLRDMGGIIVIDFIDLDEAADRKKLGDYFEKILARDRARTRVGKISSLGLIEITRKRTGESVTEAITNICPTCEGRGRIASSDTVALWIEREMRRKLNESGNAFYVECHPAVVESLIGADGEAIEELEHELKRGLYIRANPDYDFEDFEIETGNMEEMDRRHMGFRRAQVLECNVRRSALDQAGKVIGWTDTGYYVELLDGASHVGGRVKVVLQDIRRAFAVADVILAGR from the coding sequence TTGAGCCGAAGAGCAAAACCCCAGAAACGCGCCGTCAACCTGGCCGCCCCGCCAGAGCGCATCGAAATCGTCGTCAACTGCGCCAGCCGCGAGACCCGCATCGCCGTGCTGGAAGACGGCCAGCTTATGGAGTACCGCGTCGAGCGGGAAGAGCGCGTCGTCGGCAGCATCTTCAAGGGCATCGTCCAGAACGTGCTCCCCGGCATGGACGCCGCGTTCGTCGACATCGGGCTCGAGCGCAACGCCTTTCTTTACGTCGCAGACATCATTCCGGACGACATGGGCGACAACAGCCCGGCCAGCGTTCGCCGAAGCGAGCTTCGGCGCCGCAAGATCAAGGAACTCATCAAGCCCGGTCAGGAACTCATGGTGCAGGTGACCAAAGGGCCGCGCGGCACCAAGGGCGCCCGCGTCACCACCCGCATCAGCCTGCCTGGCCGCTACGTGGTCGTGATGCCGGAAGGCAACCACGTGGGCGTCAGCCGCAAGATCGAGGACCGCAAGGAACGTGAGCGCCTGAGAAAGATCGGCGAGAAGATCCTGCCCGAGGGCTTTGGGCTCATCCTCCGCACGGAGTGCGAGGGCCGCACCGAGACCGAGCTCAAGAACGACGTCGCCTTCCTGCAGCAGCTTTGGGGCCAGGTGCTCGAAGCGGCCAAGCGCCTCCGCGCCCCCGCCGTCGTCCACCGCGACCAAACCCTTCTCTACCGCACGATCCGCGACGTTTTCGGCGACGAGATCGACAAGCTCGTGATCGACGACCCCGAGGAGTACGAGAAGGTCTCGCTTGTCGCAAGCATCGTCGCGCCGAAGCTGCGCGACCGCATTTTCCTCTACGACCGCGAGGAGCCGATCTTCGACCACTACGGCATAGAGAAGGAACTGGACCGCTTGCTGGAGCACAAGGTCTGGCTCAAGAGCGGCGGCTACTTGGTCGTCGACGAGACGGAGGCGCTCACCGCGATCGACATCAACACGGGCAAGGCGGTCGGCACCACGAGCTTGAACGAGACGATCCTTAAGACGAACTTGGAAGCGGCGGACGAGGTCTGCCGCCAGCTTCGGTTGCGGGACATGGGCGGCATCATCGTCATCGACTTCATCGATTTGGACGAGGCGGCCGACCGCAAGAAGCTGGGCGATTACTTTGAGAAGATCCTTGCCCGCGACCGGGCGCGCACCCGGGTCGGGAAGATCAGCTCGCTCGGGCTGATCGAGATCACGCGCAAGCGGACCGGCGAGAGCGTCACCGAGGCCATCACGAACATCTGCCCGACGTGCGAAGGGCGCGGGCGCATCGCGAGCAGCGACACCGTCGCGCTTTGGATCGAGCGCGAGATGCGGCGCAAGCTCAACGAGAGCGGCAACGCGTTCTACGTCGAATGCCACCCGGCCGTGGTCGAGAGCCTGATCGGGGCGGACGGCGAGGCGATCGAGGAACTCGAGCACGAACTCAAGCGGGGGCTTTACATCCGCGCCAACCCGGACTACGACTTCGAAGACTTCGAGATCGAGACGGGCAACATGGAGGAGATGGACCGGCGGCACATGGGGTTCCGCCGCGCCCAGGTTTTGGAGTGCAACGTGCGCCGTTCTGCGCTGGACCAAGCGGGCAAGGTCATCGGCTGGACCGACACGGGCTACTACGTCGAGCTGCTCGACGGCGCGAGCCATGTCGGCGGGCGCGTGAAGGTGGTGTTGCAAGACATCCGCCGGGCGTTCGCGGTCGCGGACGTGATCTTGGCCGGAAGGTGA
- a CDS encoding DUF1211 domain-containing protein, which yields MQKSRMEAFSDGVLAIIITIMVLELKIPPQSDFSALREIAPFFFSYILSFVFLAIYWNNHHHMLQAVHRVDGRVLWANMHLLFWLSLVPFATAWMGHSTYSPESVAVYATLLLLCGIAYSILQNTLVRSHGRESAFARALGNDFKGRVSLLCYALAIACSLVQTWVSVGLIIVPALLWLVPDTRMERAVVEERAKRES from the coding sequence GTGCAAAAGAGCCGTATGGAGGCGTTCAGCGATGGGGTGCTCGCCATCATCATCACGATCATGGTGCTGGAGCTGAAGATCCCGCCCCAGAGCGACTTTTCTGCCCTGCGGGAGATCGCCCCGTTCTTCTTCAGCTACATCCTCAGCTTCGTGTTCCTCGCGATCTACTGGAACAACCACCACCACATGCTCCAGGCCGTGCATAGAGTGGACGGGCGCGTGCTTTGGGCGAACATGCACCTTTTGTTCTGGCTCTCGCTCGTGCCCTTCGCCACCGCATGGATGGGGCACAGCACCTATTCACCGGAAAGTGTGGCGGTTTACGCCACCTTGTTGCTCCTTTGCGGGATTGCCTACTCGATCTTGCAGAACACCCTCGTCCGGAGCCACGGGCGCGAGTCCGCCTTTGCCCGGGCGCTCGGCAACGACTTCAAGGGCCGCGTCTCGCTGCTCTGCTATGCGCTGGCCATCGCCTGCTCGCTGGTCCAGACGTGGGTGAGCGTCGGTCTCATCATCGTGCCGGCCCTGCTCTGGCTCGTGCCAGACACTCGCATGGAGCGCGCCGTCGTCGAAGAGCGCGCAAAACGCGAATCCTAG
- a CDS encoding PhzF family phenazine biosynthesis protein — MAHAIYLVDAFAEDKFRGNPAGVCILDSPASEDWMQAVAAELNQAETAFVNPENDSWNLRWFTPRTEVDLCGHATLASAHALWEAGAETAATPIVFNTKSGRLVCELREGQIEMDFPAEPPVEADPPFDLAPMLGANPVWFGKTPRMWFAMLSNEERVRHIKPDPPTVSGMGLLGLVVTARSETPGVDFVSRVFAPRVGINEDAVTGSAHCALAPFWSPILKRNEMTGYQASGRGGRVGVRLAGDRVTLVGAATTVLSGRIRV, encoded by the coding sequence GTGGCTCACGCGATTTATTTGGTGGACGCCTTTGCCGAGGACAAGTTCCGGGGGAACCCGGCCGGGGTCTGCATCCTAGACTCCCCCGCCAGCGAGGATTGGATGCAGGCGGTCGCGGCCGAGCTGAACCAGGCTGAGACCGCATTCGTGAACCCGGAGAACGACTCCTGGAACCTCAGGTGGTTCACCCCCCGCACAGAAGTCGACCTCTGCGGCCACGCCACCCTGGCCTCCGCCCACGCCCTCTGGGAAGCGGGGGCTGAGACGGCGGCGACCCCGATCGTCTTCAACACCAAAAGCGGCCGCCTGGTCTGCGAGCTCCGCGAGGGCCAGATCGAGATGGACTTTCCTGCGGAGCCGCCGGTCGAGGCCGACCCCCCGTTCGACCTCGCACCGATGCTCGGCGCGAACCCGGTCTGGTTTGGGAAAACGCCGCGAATGTGGTTCGCCATGCTCTCAAACGAAGAGCGCGTCCGGCACATCAAGCCGGATCCTCCGACGGTCTCCGGCATGGGGCTGCTCGGACTGGTCGTCACGGCGCGGTCCGAGACGCCTGGCGTTGACTTCGTCAGCCGCGTCTTCGCGCCCCGGGTCGGCATCAACGAAGACGCGGTCACGGGTTCGGCGCACTGCGCCTTGGCCCCGTTCTGGTCCCCGATCCTCAAGAGGAACGAGATGACGGGCTACCAGGCATCGGGCCGTGGGGGCCGGGTCGGAGTTCGGCTGGCGGGCGACCGCGTCACCCTCGTGGGAGCGGCCACCACCGTGCTTTCGGGGCGGATCCGGGTTTGA
- a CDS encoding VOC family protein, protein MDFLLFYDVSDDYLERRGEFRESHLDYAWRAHLAGTLQMGGALADPADQAVLFFRAESAAVVEEFAQGDPYVTGGLVKEWRVRVWKTTVGTESADPLRPDGFPPFVTSVAPVLLVRNVVEAAKFWEEKLGFAAELFNEPPTFGMVRRGGATVMLAQVPHGAAITPNWKIAGKTNNAYIWVDDARAMYAEVQKKGAPIDFTLYDTPWGTREFGVQDLEGHDIAFGQVLRKRG, encoded by the coding sequence ATGGATTTTCTGCTGTTCTACGACGTCTCCGACGACTATCTGGAGCGCCGGGGCGAGTTCCGCGAGTCGCACCTGGACTATGCCTGGCGTGCGCACCTGGCCGGCACGCTGCAGATGGGCGGGGCGCTCGCAGACCCGGCCGACCAGGCCGTCCTCTTCTTCCGGGCGGAGTCCGCCGCCGTCGTCGAAGAGTTCGCCCAAGGCGACCCCTATGTCACGGGTGGCCTCGTCAAGGAGTGGCGGGTGCGCGTGTGGAAGACCACGGTCGGCACGGAGAGCGCAGACCCGTTGCGCCCGGACGGCTTCCCTCCCTTCGTGACCAGCGTCGCCCCCGTCCTGCTCGTTCGCAACGTGGTCGAGGCGGCAAAGTTCTGGGAAGAAAAGCTCGGCTTTGCCGCGGAGCTTTTCAACGAGCCGCCGACCTTTGGGATGGTGAGGAGGGGAGGCGCTACCGTGATGCTGGCCCAGGTGCCGCACGGCGCGGCCATCACCCCCAACTGGAAGATCGCGGGAAAGACCAACAACGCCTATATCTGGGTGGACGACGCCCGCGCGATGTACGCGGAGGTGCAAAAGAAAGGGGCGCCGATCGACTTCACGCTTTACGACACCCCTTGGGGCACGAGGGAGTTCGGGGTCCAAGACCTGGAGGGGCACGACATTGCCTTCGGCCAGGTCTTGAGGAAGAGAGGCTAG
- a CDS encoding flagellar biosynthesis anti-sigma factor FlgM, giving the protein MKISLEQLEKVAANGPRVTPTENEVDTAVIKLTDADLIAAVTRRVAETPDRDDMVAELKARIEAGTYNVSGDDIVDAMIRRGKADRIR; this is encoded by the coding sequence ATGAAAATTTCGCTGGAACAACTGGAAAAAGTCGCGGCCAACGGGCCGCGAGTCACCCCCACCGAGAACGAGGTGGACACGGCAGTGATCAAACTAACGGACGCGGACCTCATCGCCGCCGTCACGCGAAGAGTGGCGGAAACGCCCGACCGTGATGACATGGTCGCCGAACTGAAGGCGCGCATCGAAGCCGGCACGTACAACGTGTCGGGCGACGACATCGTGGACGCGATGATCCGGCGCGGCAAGGCTGACCGGATCCGGTGA